One stretch of Pelmatolapia mariae isolate MD_Pm_ZW linkage group LG3_W, Pm_UMD_F_2, whole genome shotgun sequence DNA includes these proteins:
- the LOC134618428 gene encoding uncharacterized protein LOC134618428, whose amino-acid sequence MTDVYVSTDSECSVPSNRTDPLTDLVSEADVLQWLSSQVDTSKDFRICITRNDLVQRGFIQWQRQKKGSPVNKLHVTFIGEAGIDTGALSKEFLTEMMHGIETRLFEGSSKKGKSPVYSISDLENSFYRTAGEVFSVSLAQGGPPPCFLRSWCYQFLATGNFDALQLTKDDVDDTEYRSLIEKVEVADNLTDLTEDIVSCGYTGLVKLDKRDSIIRSIVVHATVRLTPMLQQIRNGMKIYNLLEVIGRHESLCSNLFVPRDENDDTAPDADYIMSILEPELSERGSPRHAKENAIINFFQDFLENLESSGHDYPTRS is encoded by the exons ATGACAGACGTTTATGTCAGTACTGACTCTGAGTGCAGTGTGCCAAGCAACAGAACAGATCCTTTGACTGATTTAGTCAG tgaAGCAGATGTGCTACAATGGCTTTCAAGTCAGGTGGATACCAGCAAAGACTTTAGGATTTGCATCACTCGGAATGATCTTGTTCAAAGAGGCTTCATTCAGTGGCAACGACAGAAGAAGGGTTCCCCTGTCAACAAACTCCACGTGACTTTTATCGGAGAAGCAGGAATTGATACTGGTGCATTAAGCAAAGAATTTTTGACTG AAATGATGCATGGTATTGAGACTCGACTGTTTGAAGGCAGTAGCAAGAAGGGAAAGAGTCCTGTCTACTCTATCAGTGATTTAGAAAATAGTTTCTAcag AACTGCAGGAGAAGTGTTTTCAGTGAGCCTTGCACAGGGAggtccaccaccatgcttcctTAGAAGCTGGTGTTATCAGTTTCTTGCAACAGGAAACTTCGATGCGCTTCAGCTGACCAAAGATGATGTGGATGACACTGAATATAGGTCTCTAATTGAAAAG GTGGAAGTGGCAGACAACCTGACAGACCTCACTGAAGACATTGTGAGCTGTGGTTACACAGGACTTGTGAAGCTGGACAAACGGGACAGTATAATAAG ATCAATTGTTGTGCATGCTACGGTGCGTCTGACTCCAATGCTACAGCAAATTAGAAATGGCATGAAGATCTACAACCTTCTGGAGGTGATTGGAAGGCACGAAAGTCTCTGTTCAAACCTGTTTGTTCCCAGAGATGAGAATGATGATACAGCG CCGGATGCTGATTACATAATGAGCATCCTTGAGCCTGAGCTGAGTGAGAGGGGAAGTCCAAGGCATGCCAAAGAAAATGCCATCATCAACTTCTTCCAAGACTTCCTGGAGAATCTTGAAAGCTCAG GGCATGATTATCCCACCCGTTCTTGA